The Nocardia vinacea genome contains the following window.
CTCGATCGAGCCGAGCACCGAACTGTCCACCACATGGCCCGCGGTGCGCACGACGAACATATCGCCGAGGCCCTGGTCGAAAATCAGCTCGGCGGCAACGCGGGAGTCACCGCAGCCGAAGAGGATCGCGTGTGGGTGCTGGCCGCTGACGAGCTTGGCCCGGTCGGCCGCTCCCTGACTAGGATGCAGCAGGTTGCCGTTCACGAAGCGTGCATTGCCCTCGCGAAGGGATTTCCAGGCACTGATCGGGTTGGAATCCGGCATACCGACCATTGTGCACATCGCAGTGGTTACCAGCGAGTCCGTTTCGTTACGGCTCGGCAAATATCGACCAGCCGCAGGACAATAGGAACGGTGAGGGCAGTGTCGGAGGGCGGCGCAGCGCAACAGCGTGCAGGCGGAAAACCCAAGATCACGATGGGTACCAACCGGGTGGATGCCGAATCGTTGCTGGACTGGTACCGGGAGACCGCGCGGGATCTGCCGTGGCGACGCAAGGACGTCACCGCCTGGCAGATCCTGATGAGCGAAATCATGCTCCAGCAGACGCCGGTGGTGCGGGTCGAGCCGATCTGGCGGGAGTGGGTCGCGCGCTGGCCGGTCCCGTCGGCCATGGCGGCCTCGTCGCAGGCCGAGGTGCTGCGCGCCTGGGGCAAGCTCGGATATCCGCGGCGGGCGCTGCGACTGCACGAATGCGCGAAGGTGCTCGCCGAGGAACACGGTGACGAGGTGCCGACCGATGTCGATGTGCTACTCGGTCTGCCGGGTATCGGCGCGTATACCGCACGGGCGGTGGCCTGTTTCGCCTACGGGCAGCGAGTTCCGGTGGTGGACACCAATGTTCGTCGGGTGGTGGCGCGTGCCGTGCACGGGCGCGCGGAGGCCGGTAATCCGTCGTCGCGTGATCTGCCCGAGACCGAAGCGCTGCTGCCGCGCCGAATCGACCATGCCGCAATGTTTTCCGCCGCGCTGATGGAACTCGGCGCGACGGTGTGCACGGCACGCACGCCCGACTGCTCGCGTTGCCCGCTGCCGCAATGCGCGTGGGTTTCGGCGGGCAGGCCGGTCTCCGATGTGGTGCGCAAGACGCAGAAGTACGAGGGCACCGATCGCCAGGCGCGCGGTCGGCTGCTCGACGTGTTGCGCGACGCGACCGGTCCGGTCGAGCGAATCCGGTTGGATCTGGCCTGGACTCGCGATCCCGGCCAGCGCGACCGAGCTCTGGACTCCCTGCTCGTCGACGGCCTCATCGAACAAACCCCTGACGGGTTGTTCGCGCTCGCCGGTGAGGGCTAGCACAACCTCATGCGGGAAGGTTCAGGACTTTCCGGAGGAATGCTTCGACCTCGGTGCGGTAGCGCTCCGGTTGGTCGTCGTGCACCAGGTGGCCCGCGTTCGGGATGCGGACGTAGGCGGCGTCCGGGTGGACGTCGGCCATCTGCCGCATCTGGCCCTCGGGGGTGATGGTGAATTCGCCTTCGAGCAAGAGCACGGGCGCTTCGACCGCGCGCCATTGCGCCCAGAAGTCGCGGGTGCCCCACTCCTCGGAGATATCGCGGAAGGTGGCGACCGAACCGTGCAGGCGGTAGCCGTCGGGGCCGTGCTCGAAGGAGTCGAGAAAGTAGCGACCGGCGACCGGGCCGAAGAAATCCAGCACCGCGTCCGCATCCGGAAACGGCTGCGGCCACGCCTCGATCATGGCCGCCCAGTTCGCGGCGGTGCGGCCGCGGAAGTCGGGGGCGATATCCTCGACCACCAGCGCGCGCACCCGCTCCGGATACCGCGCCGCGAAAACCCAGCCGTGCAGCCCGCCCATCGAATGTCCGATGACCACCATGGGTTCGGAAATTTCGGCGGTGGCCGCGGCGAGGTCGTCGATGAAGGCCTCGGTGGTCAGTTCCACGGGCGCGGGACGACCGTGACCGGCGGCGTCGAAGGTGTAGACGTGGCCGAACTCCCGCAGCCAGGACAGGTGATCGCGCCAAGTGCGGGCACTGCCCATCAGTCCGTGCAGCAGCAGGATCGGCACCCCCGCGCCGCCTTCGTCATACAACACTGTGCCATTTTGCAGTATTTTTGGCCGCGGCTCCGCCGCGGCGTGTTCGCGGCCCCCTTCTGTCTCGCTCGTAAGACTCGCTCCGAAGTTGGAGAGTCTCGCAGTCAACTCGACTCCGATGGACTACGTCGCATGCGCTGCGGGGTGTCCGGTTGGCGCGGACGTATCGTCGGAGCCATGGCTGTTGTGAAGATCAATGCGATCGAGGTTCCGGAGGGCGCGGGCCCCGAGTTGGAGAAGCGATTCGCCCATCGCGCGCACGCGGTCGAGGGCTCGCCGGGCTTCCTCGGCTTCCAGTTGCTGCGGCCGGTGGCCGGGGAGAACCGGTACTTCGTTGTCACCCAGTGGGATTCGGAGGAATCGTTCGCGGCGTGGCGGGACGGACCCGCACGCGAGGCGCACGCAGGCGAGCGGCAGAAGCCGGTTTCGACGGGTGCCTCACTGCTGGAATTCGAGGTCGTACTGGACGTTGCGGCCAAGTCCGCTTCCTGAAATCGCTGGACAGACGCGGCGCGCGACTCGCCCATCCCGGCCTGGGCAAGTCGCGGGCTGTGTTGACGCCGAGTACGACCGGATGTCACAGTTCGAAGGACAAACGCGAGGGTGACGCGGTAATTCGGTGAAATTTCGAAGCGGTCGCGCCACTGTGTTCTTGCACCGAGTCCTCGGTGCCGGAAAGCCAGACACCGGCACCTTCGCACCGAACAACTCACGGGACGCGCATCCCTAGGAGGACTCGAATGGCTATCGCGCATTCACCGAGTCGGGCAACTGATTCACTCGGCACACTGCTCATCGCAGTGGGCGTCGTTCTTCTCGCATTGCTCACGCTGTACCTGGTCGGCTTCGACCAGGGCGTCATCTCGCGCAGCGGGATGTACCTGCATGAGCTCATGCACGACGGACGTCACCTGCTCGGTGTGCCGTGCCATTGATCGGATCGCTAAAGACCCTGCTGCTCCGTGGCCTGCTGGCCGGCCTCATCGCCGGTCTGCTGGCCGCGACAGT
Protein-coding sequences here:
- a CDS encoding CbtB domain-containing protein, whose product is MAIAHSPSRATDSLGTLLIAVGVVLLALLTLYLVGFDQGVISRSGMYLHELMHDGRHLLGVPCH
- a CDS encoding alpha/beta hydrolase is translated as MLYDEGGAGVPILLLHGLMGSARTWRDHLSWLREFGHVYTFDAAGHGRPAPVELTTEAFIDDLAAATAEISEPMVVIGHSMGGLHGWVFAARYPERVRALVVEDIAPDFRGRTAANWAAMIEAWPQPFPDADAVLDFFGPVAGRYFLDSFEHGPDGYRLHGSVATFRDISEEWGTRDFWAQWRAVEAPVLLLEGEFTITPEGQMRQMADVHPDAAYVRIPNAGHLVHDDQPERYRTEVEAFLRKVLNLPA
- a CDS encoding A/G-specific adenine glycosylase; amino-acid sequence: MGTNRVDAESLLDWYRETARDLPWRRKDVTAWQILMSEIMLQQTPVVRVEPIWREWVARWPVPSAMAASSQAEVLRAWGKLGYPRRALRLHECAKVLAEEHGDEVPTDVDVLLGLPGIGAYTARAVACFAYGQRVPVVDTNVRRVVARAVHGRAEAGNPSSRDLPETEALLPRRIDHAAMFSAALMELGATVCTARTPDCSRCPLPQCAWVSAGRPVSDVVRKTQKYEGTDRQARGRLLDVLRDATGPVERIRLDLAWTRDPGQRDRALDSLLVDGLIEQTPDGLFALAGEG
- the mhuD gene encoding mycobilin-forming heme oxygenase MhuD, producing the protein MAVVKINAIEVPEGAGPELEKRFAHRAHAVEGSPGFLGFQLLRPVAGENRYFVVTQWDSEESFAAWRDGPAREAHAGERQKPVSTGASLLEFEVVLDVAAKSAS